A single region of the Chelonoidis abingdonii isolate Lonesome George chromosome 23, CheloAbing_2.0, whole genome shotgun sequence genome encodes:
- the C23H1orf50 gene encoding uncharacterized protein C1orf50 homolog: MRSGKCWEQTADEFIRANACNRLTVIAEQIQYLQEQARKVLDEANRDADLHHVACNIVKKPGNIYYLYRRESGQRYFSILSPEEWGTNCPHEFLGAYKLQHDMSWTSSENTEKRDAEISTLDKLLSQQAALPQCTEPNFQGLTK, encoded by the exons GCAGATGAATTTATCCGAGCTAATGCCTGCAACAGATTAACTGTCATAGCTGAGCAAATCCAGTATCTGCAGGAGCAGGCCCGGAAG GTCTTGGACGAAGCTAACAGAGATGCTGATCTTCATCATGTAGCCTGCAATATTGTGAAGAAACCAGGAAACATCTACTACCTGTACAGGCGGGAAAGTGGCCAGAGATACTTTTCCATCCTTTCTCCTGAG GAATGGGGGACCAATTGCCCACATGAGTTCCTTGGTGCCTATAAGCTTCAGCACGACATGTCCTGGACTTCATCCGAGAACACTGAGAAACGAGATGCTGAAATTAGCACCCTTGACAAGTTGCTGAGCCAGCAGGCAGCGTTGCCTCAGTGTACGGAGCCCAACTTCCAAGGCCTCACCAAGTGA